The genomic stretch AGTCAGTAAGCCAAACTACTATTTTTAACTTCGTAAATCCTAGTTTCTATTCCACTTTAAATCAAACACTTTGTATGCACTTCTAAATTGAGACAAGCATAGTAAAACAAACACCTATTGATTCAAACATAGTCACTTCCCCTTGTTTTAAGTGTAATAAAATATCATCAAGCACTACCAAAGGCACTTGTTCTCTTATAAGCTTCTTGCGGTTCAAGCGCTGCGTGGTATCTCACACATTCCACTACTAGTCTTTTGATTCTACACATATTTAAGGTTCTTAATCCTCACATTGCTTGCCCACTGGATGATATCACTTTCTTGCCAAATTCCAGATGAATCGCAGCTGGACATGCCATTGGATGATCACCAACCACTCCGGCTGCGTGACATGGTGTTCTCAGCCACCACTCCACATGAGACGATGTCCACATGCCTACAACGCATTGTAGAATCAGCGAAGCATTCTTCTGGTCTCATCATCAACACCTTCAGCGACCTAGAAGATGCCAGCCTCCGAAAGATCGCCGATGGCGCGGGCGTCCAAGTGTACGCGATCGGGCCGCTTCACAAGATATCTGGAGGTGCCCAAAGTAGCCTGCTGGCTCAGGATCGAACTTGTTTGGATTGGTTGGACAAGCAGGAGGCTGCGTCCGTTCTTTACGTGAGCTTTGGGAGCTTGGCATCCATGAATGAGGAAGAGCTAGTGGAGACTGCATGGGGATTGGCAAACAGCGGCATGCCGTTTCTTTGGGTGATCAGGCCCAACCTGGTTCAATGTTCAGAGAAGGTAGGTCTGCCTGATGGCTTCCAGGAATTGACACATGGCAGGGGAATGGTGGTGAGCTGGGCTCCACAGCAAGAGGTTCTTGGGCACCACGCAGTTGGGGGCTTTTGGACTCATAACGGCTGGAACTCGACATTGGAGAGCATATGCGAGGGTGTTCCGATGATCTGCAGACCCCATTTTGCCGATCAGATGATAAATGCTAGGTATGTACAAGAGGTGTGGAAGATAGGGTTTGAGTTGGTGGGTAAGTTGGAGAGGGGGAAGATCGAGAGCAGTGTTAGAAAATTGTTGGGCCAAGAAGAAGGTGAAGAGATGAGGCGAAGAGCAAGCGATATCAAGAACAAAGCATCCTGGTGTATTAAGAAAGGAGGCACTTCACTAGCTCAAATTGATATGTTGGTGAATCGCATAATGTCATTTTAAGACTTTTTCCATTGGGACAATATTCATTTACTATTTTCAGATAGATTCATTAGCGAAACTTATAATCATAGATTTGTCTTTGCATATGAGTGAGCTCTATATATCGCTTAATTCATTTTTTCCTCTACTCCATAGAACACAAGCTATGTATGTTAGTCGAGTCATATAATGAAGGAAAAGGATCCAATTCCGCCCGAGGCTACCTAACCTATACGGTCACAGGTTGCTCCACAAGCACACAGATAATTTTATTACAGAAATATTGCGACGCATGATATGATGCAACCCAACTTAAGCTTACCACTTGGCAAAATCAGAGCCTGGCACCGTTCCTCTAATTTGAGGACGGAGCAAAAGATTTGCTGACATGCTCCTCGTTTCCCCGCCAATTCAGCCAGCAAATCCCTCCACGCCCGATTCTCTCCAGTCCGTCAGGTGTTCGGTATAATACACATTTCTACATTTGAGTTGATTTATCAATTTTAGACATAGGAATTGCAAATCATTTTGTTTGTAACATATGAATTGCAAGGCATGTTGTATGTAATATAGGAATTGCAAACACCTGAGATGAGTCCATCCATGAGAGTTTCGATGAGTCGGTTTTGAGCCTTCCCTTTGAGTATCATAATGTTGGTAGCCATGTCCAAATTTTTCTTGAGATGTGCTAACATTAAAAAACAGGAGTCGTAAACTTTGCTTCAGATGttcttattgtttttttttttgatagacTCCCACTACCATATTCAATTTTATTTATGTGATTTCAATCATTTGTTGCCTTCAGGGCTATTCATTATTTGTTTAATTATCATAATTTGGATGATTGTATTATAGATTGTGTGACGTTGAACTAGTAACTTTGATTTAGATTCCTGTTAAATTACAGATTGGTTGGAGTAGTCATGCATATTCACATTTTAGAAGGCCGATTTTGTCATATCTGTCTTGGCTGGAAGCGTGCCATAGTTGTACCATTTTTCTTGTAGTACCGGTATTGCTGGATCTTTTATGGCGGTGCTCATGCCATACCGGTACGTACCGAAAAAAGGTTTGCGTGTTTATCGCAAAACTCATTTGTGGTAAATTCACATCATTCAAATTATCTTGGTAGTTGGATCTAAATATTATGGCTCGGACTTAATAAAATAGTATTAGTCACCTAACTTATTTGATACGGTTAAAGTTTATTTTGTCAGATGGACCCGCACAAAATATTATTAGTCACTATTTATCACCTAACTTAATTGACACAGTTGCTATTGATTATGTCATCGTCTTGAACGTGGGCCTGCAATTATTTAACAATTCATGTGTAGGACCCTATGGATCGTTGTGTCACTAAAGAAAAATCAAACATTATGTTGGTAGCTACCCCTGGATAGAACGTGGTAATTGCAAAGAAAACAATAACGTGGCTGAGAGCAGGCTCAAAAGTGGTGCCAACCACCTCGAAAAAAAAAGTGGTACCAACTGGTGTTCGGTATAATACACATTTCTACATTTcagtggcgtccccaatcaattttaaccagttcctagagaaagaaaatcttaagagcaacggtagcaacttcaccgactggttccgtcatgtgaggatcttcctcaatggcggaaatctgcaatatgtgcttgatgcaccgctaggtgaccctcctgcagaaactgaaaccgatgaagtaaagaatgtttacgcgactcggaaaactcggtactctcaagttcagtgtgccatcctgtgcagtctggaagccgatcttcaaaaacgttttgagcaccacgatccacatgagttaatcaatgagttgaaaactatctttgaaactcatgcggccgtggaatgctatgaagcatcgaaacacttcttcagttgcatgatggaagaaggtagctccgttagtgagcacatgctcgccatgaccgggcatgcgaagaaactcagtgatttgggaatagtgattcctaaccggtcggggattaatcgtgtccttcaatcactgccacctagttacaagaactttgtgatgaactacaatatgcagaacatgaacaaagagttacctgaactcttctccatgctgaaatctgctgagattgagatcaagaaagagcaccaagtgttgatggtcaacaagaccaccagtttcaagaaacatggcaagtctaagggaaaattcaagaagggtggcaagaaagctgccacgcctcctgtgaaacctaagactggccctaagcctgatgctgagtgttattactgcaacgagaagggacactggaagcgtaattgctccaagtatttggcggatctgaagagcggccttttcaagaagaaagaaggtatatctgatatacatgttatagatgtttatcttactggttctcgcactagtacctgggtatttgatactggttcggttgctcatatttgtaactcgaaacaggaactaaagaataaacgaagactactaaaggatgaagtgacgatgcgtgttggaaatggatccaaagtcgatgtgatcgctgtcggcacacttcctctacatctaccttcgggattagttttaagcctcaataattgttattttgtacccgcgttgagcatgaacattatatctggatcttgtttaatgcaagacggttattcattcaagtctgagaataatggttgttctatttttatgaataatatcttttatggtcgagcacctgaaaagaatggcttatttctattagatctcgatagtagtgatacacatatatataacattgatgctaaacgaattaaattgaatgataattctacttatatgtggcactgtcgtcttggtcatattggagtgaaacgcatgaagaaactccataccgatggattacttgaatcacttgactttgagtcacttgatagatgcgaagcatgtctaatgggaaaaatgactaagactccattctctggtattatggagcgagctacagacttattggaaatcatacatacggatgtgtgcggaccaatgagtgtagcatcgcgcggtggttatcgttatgttctaaccttcacagatgatctgagtaggtatgggtatatctatttcatgaaacataaatccgaaacttttgagaagtttaaggaattccaaagtgaagtagaaaatcaacgtaacaagaagattaaatttctacgatctgatcgcggaggtgaatatctgagttatgagtttggcatgcatttaaagaaatgcggaatactttcacaattgacaccgccgggaacacctcaacgaaacggtgtgtccaaacgtcgtaatcgaactctcttagatatggttcgttctatgatgtctcttactgatttgccgttatcattttggagttatgcattagagacagccgcattcactttaaatagagcaccatcaaaatccgttgaaacgacaccgtatgaattatggtttaataagaaacctaagctgtcgttcctaaaagtttggggttgcgaagcctatgtaaaaaagttacaaccggacaagctagaacccaaagcggagaaatgcgtcttcataggataccctaaggaaactatagggtatactttctatcacagatccgaaggcaagatctttgttgctaagaacggaacctttcttgagaaagaatttctcactaaagaagtgactggaagaaaagtagaactcgatgagattgatgaatcttcactcattgatcagagtagcgcaataccggaagatgttcctgtgccgcctacaccgtcaacagaggaagctaatgatgatgatcatgaaacttcaaacgagatagctctcgaacctcgcggatcgacaagggaacgtgacactcccgattggtatgatccttgtctaaatgtcatgattgtggacaacaatgatgaagaccctgcgacgtatgaagaagcgatgatgagcccggattccaacaaatggcaagaagccatgaaatccgaaatgggatccatgtatgataacaaagtgtggactttggtagacttactcgatagccgcaaggctgtcgagaataaatggatcttcaagagaaaaacagatgttgatggtaatattactgtctataaagctcgacttgtcgcaaagggtttccgacaaattcaaggtgttgactacgatgagactttatcacttgtagcgaagctaaaatctgtgaggattttgttagcaatagctgcattttttgattatgagatttggcgagatggatgtcaaaacggcgttccttaatggagacattgaggaagagttgtatatggtacaacccaaaggttttgtcgatcctaaaaatgctgacaaagtatgcaaacttcagcgttcaatttatggactgaagcaagcatcaagaagttggaaccgacgctttgacaaggtgatcaaagacttcaggtttacacagtgtcatggagaggcctgtatttacaagaaagtgagtgggagctctgtagcattcctgatattatatgtagatgacatattattaattgggaatgatatagaactattaagcagtgtaaagggttatttgaataatagtttttcaatgaaagaccttggtgaagcatcgtatatattaggcatcaagatttatagagatagatcaagacgtctaatagggctatcacaaagtacatacctggacaagattctaaagaagtttagaatggacgaaagtaagaaaggattcttacctatgttaccaggcaaggtcttgagtaagactcaaggtccggctacggcagaagaaagagaaaggatgagtcagatcccctatgcctcggcgatgaggctctatcatgtatgccatgctatgtactagaccggatatagcacatgcttgttagtttgactagcgagatatcaaagtgatccaggaatggaacatctggacagcggtcaagaatatcctgaagtacttgaaaagaactaaggatatgtttctttgttatggaggtgaccaagagctcgttgtaacaagttacaccgatgcaagttggaacattgatcctgatgactctaagtcacagtctgggtacgtatttatattgaatggtgctgcagtaagctgggcaagctcgaagtagtgcacggtggcgaagtcatcaacagaatcggagtacatagcagcttcagaggcttcatcagaagcggtatggatgaagaggttcattgtagagctcggtgtggttcctagtgcattggacccattagtcatctactgtgacaacatgggtgccatcgccaatgcacaagaaccaaggtcacacaagaggctgaagcatattaagctgcgttatcattcgattcgcgagtacattgatacgtctccgacgtatcgataatttcttatgttccatgccacattattgatgttatctacatgttttatgcacactttatgtcatattcgtgcattttctggaactaacctattaacaagatgccgaagtgccggttcctgttttctgctgtttttggtttcgaaatcctagtaaagaaatattctcggaattggacgaaatcaacgcccgggttcctattttcaccggaagcatccagaacacacgagaaggaccggaggggggcactgggcccccagaccataggccggcgcggcccaggccctggccgcgccgccatatggtgtggccaccccttcgaccctcctgcgccgcctcttcgcctatataaagcccctggatcgaaaaccctgatgcattcggcgaaaaccacagaaaccttccagagccgccgccatcgcgacgccaagatctgggggacaggagtctctgttccggcacgctgccggagcggggaagtgcccccggaaggcttctccatcgacaccgctgccatctccaccgccatcttcatcaccgctgctgctcccatgaggagggagtagttctccatcgaggctcggggctgtaccggtagctatgtggttcatctctctcctatgtgcttcaatacaataatctcatgagctgccttacatgattgagattcatatgatgatgcttgtaatttagatgtcattatgctagtcaagtgagttttacttatgtgatctccggagactcctcgtcccacgtgtgtaaaggtgacagtgtgtgcaccgtgtgggtctcttaggctagatttcacagaatacttattcacctgttgaatggcatagtgaggtgcttatttatatctctttatgattgcaatgtgtttgtatcacaatttatctatgtgctactctagtgatgtgttattaaagtagttttattcctcccgcacgtgtgcaaaggtgacagtgtgtgcaccgtgttagtacttggtttatgctatgatcatgatctcttgtagattgagaagttaactattgctatgataatattgatgtgatctattcctcctacatatgcatgaaggtgacgagtgtgcatgctatgctagtacttggtttagtctgttgatctatcttacactaaaggttactaaaacatgagcattattgtggagcttgttaactccggcattgagggttcgtgtaatcctacgcaatgtgttcatcatccaacaaaagtgtagagtatgcatttatctattctgttatgtgatcaatgttgagagtgtccactagtgaaagtgtaatccctaggccttgttcctaaatactgctgagttactactgcttgtttactgttttactgtgttactactgctgcaatacca from Lolium rigidum isolate FL_2022 chromosome 4, APGP_CSIRO_Lrig_0.1, whole genome shotgun sequence encodes the following:
- the LOC124649702 gene encoding UDP-glycosyltransferase 76B1-like; this translates as MASAGKETAAIPGGAGRRVLMFPLPFQGHINPMMQLADVLHSRGFGITVFHLGFNAPDPAGYRFVPVGTGVPSGDLFPTGSDADFAGALQRINERLQAPFEDILREVLEEEERPPACLVVDSNFRGMQLVAERLGVPTLVLRTGGAACLVAYMAFPALCDKGVLPPQDESQLDMPLDDHQPLRLRDMVFSATTPHETMSTCLQRIVESAKHSSGLIINTFSDLEDASLRKIADGAGVQVYAIGPLHKISGGAQSSLLAQDRTCLDWLDKQEAASVLYVSFGSLASMNEEELVETAWGLANSGMPFLWVIRPNLVQCSEKVGLPDGFQELTHGRGMVVSWAPQQEVLGHHAVGGFWTHNGWNSTLESICEGVPMICRPHFADQMINARYVQEVWKIGFELVGKLERGKIESSVRKLLGQEEGEEMRRRASDIKNKASWCIKKGGTSLAQIDMLVNRIMSF